CTTTTTACAGATGTATGTTTGCTAAGCTTAGTTTCCATTTGTTTTGTActttattcaaatttgcATATGCTTTAAAACTAATTAAATCTGGTGAAAGCAGTTTAGTTTAACGTTAATAGAACTGtccatttgaaaattcaacttTCTCCTTTACAATATCGACCAAATAATGAAGAGGAATACTAACAATCTGATTATTTATGAGTGATACAGATGCCTCCAAAAGCACAACAATCCAAGGCAGCAAAGGCTGCAGCAGCAATGGCTGGTGGTAAGAAGTCCAAGAAGAAGTGGTCCAAGGGTAAGGTTAAGGATAAGGCACAACACTTAGTCATCCTTgaccaagaaaaatacGACAGAATCTTAAAGGACGTTCCAACCTACAgatttgtttctgtttccGTCTTAGTCGACAGATTAAAGATTGGAGGTTCTCTTGCTAGAGTTGCATTAAGACAAttagaagaagatggtgtTATCAAGGCTGTTTCTAAGCACTCCAAGCAAATGATCTACACCAGAGCTACTAACTAAGTATAGTAAGTATCCTTTGTATAGTTCTTTCTACTCTCTTAATAAATATCAAATCAtagtttatattttctaaCGCTATTGGTTGTACATATATATGAGTATATACTAGAGACATTTAGAAAGCCAATTGCTGGGTTCAACAGGTATACAGAGATGTTATGCTCCGtttttattaaaaaaaaccctACTATGCTGagtaatttaaaaaaaataaccCTTTAAAGAATTTGGAGCGAGATTTTCACTATAAAAGAAGACAGGTTCCCATCATCGAGGATGAGTTTAGTTTTGTTAActattttccttttttatAGTTTTCCATACACAAGCCAGTACTAATACGTAAGGGTGCGTTTTAGAAACTAGTCtatctttcttttgaatttttttttctcctccAAATGATGACTGTGAACCGTTTCACGTTAAATATTCGGTGAATCTTTGTGTGCCTTAGAATAAACATGCATCACCATCTGACTACATTTACTTTATGCtctttattattattatttttctttagtGTTATACATCAGTGTTCCGTTGAACACTGTTGACGTAGTTCTACAACTCATTAGAATGATGCTTTTTTTGGTGATGACAAAACAATTTCAGTTCTGCTTCTGAACCAAATTTTCTGAAGATAACAAATTTTACCAAAGCTCTTTCTGACAAAAAAGGTATCATAATTTAATGAAGTTGTTCGAAATGTAAATATAAAATTCATTAAACACGACTATAAATacttttgttcaaaatttgCCTGTTTCAAGGATAAGAATTTCTTAACTTTACGCCATGctttttgaactttttcatttttaattttggaCATCAAAGCGTCGAGTTTCTTGATATTGTCATAGATGAAATACCTAGTATCTTCACTTTGCAATAGTTTCAACCACATGAACAATGAATATATGACCAACCCATAGCCAGATGTACCTCTCATAAGTAGAGTATCAAAAGTTAGGAGGACAAATAAGAACAATTCGTCATACAGTGCCAAGATGctcaattttttctcaaactTCAATATCGAT
The window above is part of the Pichia kudriavzevii chromosome 1, complete sequence genome. Proteins encoded here:
- a CDS encoding uncharacterized protein (PKUD0A02420; similar to Saccharomyces cerevisiae YGR027C (RPS25A) and YLR333C (RPS25B); ancestral locus Anc_4.163), whose protein sequence is MPPKAQQSKAAKAAAAMAGGKKSKKKWSKGKVKDKAQHLVILDQEKYDRILKDVPTYRFVSVSVLVDRLKIGGSLARVALRQLEEDGVIKAVSKHSKQMIYTRATN